CGCTTTTTAATCGTATCCAGCAATGAATTACATGAAGAATATTTAAAAGTTGACGTTTATATTCATGAATTCGCTTAACTTGAATATCAAATATTGATAAAGGATCAATTTTAATCCCAGTTATTTTATAAATCGTATCCTTAAGAACATTTTTGTTATTAGTTTTTACTTCTCTCCATTTTAAATTAAATTCATGATTATCAACAAATTCTTCAAGTCTTCTTAACTGGTCTAAATCTTTAATCCATTTATCCCCTATTTTACTTGTTATTAGTTTAGAAAGACCTGTATTTGCAAGATGAAGCCATCTTCGTGGAGTCACTCCATTTGTTTTATTATTAAAACGGCCCGGATAAAATTCTGCAAAGTCTTTAAATTCTCTCTCCCTTACAAGTTTACTATGAAGCTTTGCAACGCCATTTACAGAAAAAGAGCCTACAATAGCAAGATTAGCCATTCTTACTTTTTTTTCATCAGCTTCTTCGATTATTGACATATTTTTTATTTTTTCTTTATCGTCCATATAACGAACAGACACGTCCCTTAAAAATCTACGGTTGATTTCATAAATTATAGCAAGATGGCGGGGAAGAAGGGATTCAAGCAATTTTATAGACCATTTTTCCATAGCTTCTGCAAGAAGAGTATGGTTAGTGAATGCAAAAACGCTCGTAGTTATTTCCCAAGCTTTTTCCCAATTAAGATTATGTACATCTATAAGTAATCTCATTAATTCAGGTACAGCAAGGGCAGGGTGGGTATCATTAAGCTGCATAGCTACTTTTGCGGGAAAGGCATCAAATGAATCATGACCTGAAAGATATCTTCGTATAATATCCTGAATTGAACATGATACAAAGAAATACTGCTGTTTTAGTCTAAGTTCTTTACCTTCAAAAACTTGATCATTCGGATATAATACCTTAGATATATTTTCAGATATATTTTTTTCTTCGACTGCTTTTAGATAATCACCATCTTGAAAATACTCTAAATCAAATTCTTTTGATGCCCTTGCAGACCAAAGCCTTAAGGTGTTTACTGTGTTATTATTATATCCGCCAATTGGCATATCATAGGGAATTCCTATTATATCACTCGTATCAATCCATTCTGTGATAAGTCTTCCGTCTGGAAGAGTGTTTTGAATAACCTTTCCATAAAATTTTACAGTAGTGCTATTTTCAGGTCTTGCTATTTCCCAAGGGTTTCCAAACTTAAGCCAATTTTCTGGAAGTTCTACTTGTCCAAGATTTCTTATTATTTGATCAAAAATTCCAAACTCGTATCTAATTCCATATCCATGACAAGGTATTTCAAGAGTAGCAATAGAATCAAGGAAACATGCTGCGAGTCTTCCAAGTCCTCCATTTCCAAGTCCCATATCAGGCTCTTCTTCAAGAAGCTCATCAAAATCAATGTTCAATTCATCAATTGCTTTTTTACATTTTTCATAAAGTCCAAGATTAATAAGAGTATTTTTTAAAGCTCTTCCCATTAAATATTCTGCTGAAAGGTAATAAACTCGTTTTGAATCATGGTCATGATACATTTGCTGAGTTCTTATCCATCTTTCCACAAGCCATTCCCGGGTTACAAGGGACATTGAATGATAAAGATCTCTTTTTGTAGCGGTGTATTTATCTTTTGCTAAAGAATATTCAAGATGGTGCGCAAATGAAACTTGCACTCCTTTTGCATCCGTAGCTTTGTTATATGTTTCCCAATTTTTAAATAACG
This is a stretch of genomic DNA from Desulfobacterales bacterium. It encodes these proteins:
- a CDS encoding glycogen/starch/alpha-glucan phosphorylase, with the translated sequence MRSCALFKNWETYNKATDAKGVQVSFAHHLEYSLAKDKYTATKRDLYHSMSLVTREWLVERWIRTQQMYHDHDSKRVYYLSAEYLMGRALKNTLINLGLYEKCKKAIDELNIDFDELLEEEPDMGLGNGGLGRLAACFLDSIATLEIPCHGYGIRYEFGIFDQIIRNLGQVELPENWLKFGNPWEIARPENSTTVKFYGKVIQNTLPDGRLITEWIDTSDIIGIPYDMPIGGYNNNTVNTLRLWSARASKEFDLEYFQDGDYLKAVEEKNISENISKVLYPNDQVFEGKELRLKQQYFFVSCSIQDIIRRYLSGHDSFDAFPAKVAMQLNDTHPALAVPELMRLLIDVHNLNWEKAWEITTSVFAFTNHTLLAEAMEKWSIKLLESLLPRHLAIIYEINRRFLRDVSVRYMDDKEKIKNMSIIEEADEKKVRMANLAIVGSFSVNGVAKLHSKLVREREFKDFAEFYPGRFNNKTNGVTPRRWLHLANTGLSKLITSKIGDKWIKDLDQLRRLEEFVDNHEFNLKWREVKTNNKNVLKDTIYKITGIKIDPLSIFDIQVKRIHEYKRQLLNILHVIHCWIRLKSDPDFKFHPRTFMFGGKAAPGYVTAKLIIKFICHVAEMLNRDNSTNNKLKVIFLPNYRVSLAEKIFPASDVSEQISTAGFEASGTSNMKFALNGALTVGTLDGANIEIMEEVGHENIFIFGLTSDEVVQVSPTYNPMQYYEKDPILKKAIDLIKNGFFSPEEPNLFQPLVDILLKYDKFLVLADFEAYVECQKKIGELYYNQEEWTKKAILNVARMGKFSSDRTIAEYNRDIWRAEPLTIPKDRVNPDCD